One window of Doryrhamphus excisus isolate RoL2022-K1 chromosome 13, RoL_Dexc_1.0, whole genome shotgun sequence genomic DNA carries:
- the spata7 gene encoding spermatogenesis-associated protein 7 isoform X1: MGYVESIGMESRRRSVLSGPGSSLDIRGQTLKSSPFCPCTSNKGDQSLIKAHMMSHYKRIYSAKAVIDTTAPKSLTLNVKYNDRMRQERLKKGGRPQSAQSLLHINSRASCSSAQSRCSVQSEGRPYLCSRSSMVSSPRFSHSFYPKDLPSPPFKAASQNLPCRPYSATELKHRSQELNTHRHPSAFSLYTSGNHSFFKSFQDPAKKTYSGDLLQKHSQRFTQDKPFTPKTLKSERGSYLSNYRYYRAPRSNVAPTQESDDSTRLKHHNHTKTGGHTQECEPHQGKEHQWSEDEYNGTYSIASRQQANKNREVPLEGERKGSPVMKNISAEDEELMYLEFISDVTEDILSRGFISNRVLDRVIQRHIDMNLHRLDEAKMRHLLDILRNNLDEPSTLSSYSEELGRKDASSLLDSLLASDQTKTEDNHFSCELPRKYSDCPECPEPILSSTPQWSPKISSPFASEGDENSSGDVSNNADRKDDEDQHKEKTDGSSEPDVEGQFEDLEDLGRQFSESLQVNENNMDINAMASVNDDF; encoded by the exons ATGGGATACGTTGAAAGTATTGGCATGGAGTCGAGAAGAA ggAGTGTGTTATCTGGCCCTGGCTCCAGCCTTGATATTAGAGGACAAACCTTGAAAAGTAGCC CGTTTTGTCCTTGCACCTCTAACAAAGGGGACCAATCTCTAATTAAAGCGCACATGATGTCTCACTACAAAAGGATTTATTCAGCGAAAG CTGTCATTGACACCACAGCACCCAAAAGCCTTACACTTAATGTGAAGT ATAATGACCGGATGAGGCAGGAGCGATTGAAGAAAGGGGGTCGTCCCCAGTCAGCACAGTCGCTCTTACACATAAACAGTAGAGCATCGTGCTCCTCGGCCCAG AGCCGCTGTTCTGTGCAATCTGAAGGCcgtccctacctctgctctagaAGCTCCATGGTCTCTAGCCCCAGGTTTAGCCACTCCTTTTACCCCAAGGATCTCCCCTCTCCACCATTCAAAGCCGCCTCTCAGAACCTACCCTGCCGTCCCTATTCCGCTACCGAACTCAAGCACAGGAGCCAAGAGCTGAATACACACCGGCACCCATCGGCGTTTTCCCTGTACACCTCTGGGAATCACAGCTTCTTTAAGTCATTCCAGGATCCTGCAAAGAAGACGTACAGTGGAGACTTGCTCCAGAAacattcacagcgcttcacccAAGACAAACCCTTCACACCTAAGACACTGAAGTCGGAAAGGGGATCATATCTGTCCAATTACCGATACTACAGGGCTCCGCGCAGTAATGTGGCGCCAACTCAGGAGTCCGACGACTCGACGAGACTGAAGCATCATAACCA cACAAAAACCGGGGGGCACACACAGGAGTGTGAGCCACATCAG GGCAAAGAGCACCAGTGGTCTGAAGACGAGTACAATGGCACATATTCAATAGCATCAAGGCAACAAGCAAACAAGAACCGAGA GGTCCCGCTAGAGGGTGAAAGGAAAGGATCACCAGTTATGAAGAATATAAGTGCAGA GGATGAAGAATTAATGTACCTCGAGTTTATTTCCGATGTGACAGAAGACATCCTGTCCAGAGGCTTCATCTCCAACAG GGTTCTTGATCGCGTGATTCAGCGGCACATTGATATGAATCTGCATCGTCTCGACGAA GCTAAAATGCGCCACCTTTTGGACATCCTGCGCAACAACCTCGACGAGCCCTCTACCCTGTCCTCCTACAGTGAAGAGCTTGGGAGAAAAGACGCATCTTCCCTACTCGATTCCCTGCTGGCGTCTGATCAGACGAAAACCGAAGACAACCACTTTTCTTGTGAGTTGCCAAGAAAATACAGCGACTGTCCAGAATGTCCCGAGCCCATCCTCAGCTCCACACCACAGTGGTCTCCAAAAATAAGCTCTCCATTTGCAAGTGAGGGGGATGAGAACTCCAGCGGGGACGTTTCCAATAATGCAGACAGGAAGGACGATGAGGACCAGCACAAAGAAAAAACTGACGGTAGCAGTGAACCAGATGTTGAAGGACAATTTGAAGATCTTGAAGACCTGGGAAGGCAATTCTCAGAGTCTCTGCAAGTCAATGAAAACAATATGGATATTAATGCTATGGCTTCGGTCAACGATGACTTCTGA
- the spata7 gene encoding spermatogenesis-associated protein 7 isoform X2: protein MRQERLKKGGRPQSAQSLLHINSRASCSSAQSRCSVQSEGRPYLCSRSSMVSSPRFSHSFYPKDLPSPPFKAASQNLPCRPYSATELKHRSQELNTHRHPSAFSLYTSGNHSFFKSFQDPAKKTYSGDLLQKHSQRFTQDKPFTPKTLKSERGSYLSNYRYYRAPRSNVAPTQESDDSTRLKHHNHTKTGGHTQECEPHQGKEHQWSEDEYNGTYSIASRQQANKNREVPLEGERKGSPVMKNISAEDEELMYLEFISDVTEDILSRGFISNRVLDRVIQRHIDMNLHRLDEAKMRHLLDILRNNLDEPSTLSSYSEELGRKDASSLLDSLLASDQTKTEDNHFSCELPRKYSDCPECPEPILSSTPQWSPKISSPFASEGDENSSGDVSNNADRKDDEDQHKEKTDGSSEPDVEGQFEDLEDLGRQFSESLQVNENNMDINAMASVNDDF, encoded by the exons ATGAGGCAGGAGCGATTGAAGAAAGGGGGTCGTCCCCAGTCAGCACAGTCGCTCTTACACATAAACAGTAGAGCATCGTGCTCCTCGGCCCAG AGCCGCTGTTCTGTGCAATCTGAAGGCcgtccctacctctgctctagaAGCTCCATGGTCTCTAGCCCCAGGTTTAGCCACTCCTTTTACCCCAAGGATCTCCCCTCTCCACCATTCAAAGCCGCCTCTCAGAACCTACCCTGCCGTCCCTATTCCGCTACCGAACTCAAGCACAGGAGCCAAGAGCTGAATACACACCGGCACCCATCGGCGTTTTCCCTGTACACCTCTGGGAATCACAGCTTCTTTAAGTCATTCCAGGATCCTGCAAAGAAGACGTACAGTGGAGACTTGCTCCAGAAacattcacagcgcttcacccAAGACAAACCCTTCACACCTAAGACACTGAAGTCGGAAAGGGGATCATATCTGTCCAATTACCGATACTACAGGGCTCCGCGCAGTAATGTGGCGCCAACTCAGGAGTCCGACGACTCGACGAGACTGAAGCATCATAACCA cACAAAAACCGGGGGGCACACACAGGAGTGTGAGCCACATCAG GGCAAAGAGCACCAGTGGTCTGAAGACGAGTACAATGGCACATATTCAATAGCATCAAGGCAACAAGCAAACAAGAACCGAGA GGTCCCGCTAGAGGGTGAAAGGAAAGGATCACCAGTTATGAAGAATATAAGTGCAGA GGATGAAGAATTAATGTACCTCGAGTTTATTTCCGATGTGACAGAAGACATCCTGTCCAGAGGCTTCATCTCCAACAG GGTTCTTGATCGCGTGATTCAGCGGCACATTGATATGAATCTGCATCGTCTCGACGAA GCTAAAATGCGCCACCTTTTGGACATCCTGCGCAACAACCTCGACGAGCCCTCTACCCTGTCCTCCTACAGTGAAGAGCTTGGGAGAAAAGACGCATCTTCCCTACTCGATTCCCTGCTGGCGTCTGATCAGACGAAAACCGAAGACAACCACTTTTCTTGTGAGTTGCCAAGAAAATACAGCGACTGTCCAGAATGTCCCGAGCCCATCCTCAGCTCCACACCACAGTGGTCTCCAAAAATAAGCTCTCCATTTGCAAGTGAGGGGGATGAGAACTCCAGCGGGGACGTTTCCAATAATGCAGACAGGAAGGACGATGAGGACCAGCACAAAGAAAAAACTGACGGTAGCAGTGAACCAGATGTTGAAGGACAATTTGAAGATCTTGAAGACCTGGGAAGGCAATTCTCAGAGTCTCTGCAAGTCAATGAAAACAATATGGATATTAATGCTATGGCTTCGGTCAACGATGACTTCTGA
- the spata7 gene encoding spermatogenesis-associated protein 7 isoform X3 has product MGYVESIGMESRRRSVLSGPGSSLDIRGQTLKSSPFCPCTSNKGDQSLIKAHMMSHYKRIYSAKAVIDTTAPKSLTLNVKYNDRMRQERLKKGGRPQSAQSLLHINSRASCSSAQSRCSVQSEGRPYLCSRSSMVSSPRFSHSFYPKDLPSPPFKAASQNLPCRPYSATELKHRSQELNTHRHPSAFSLYTSGNHSFFKSFQDPAKKTYSGDLLQKHSQRFTQDKPFTPKTLKSERGSYLSNYRYYRAPRSNVAPTQESDDSTRLKHHNHTKTGGHTQECEPHQGKEHQWSEDEYNGTYSIASRQQANKNREVPLEGERKGSPVMKNISAEDEELMYLEFISDVTEDILSRGFISNRVLDRVIQRHIDMNLHRLDEPPVLFAG; this is encoded by the exons ATGGGATACGTTGAAAGTATTGGCATGGAGTCGAGAAGAA ggAGTGTGTTATCTGGCCCTGGCTCCAGCCTTGATATTAGAGGACAAACCTTGAAAAGTAGCC CGTTTTGTCCTTGCACCTCTAACAAAGGGGACCAATCTCTAATTAAAGCGCACATGATGTCTCACTACAAAAGGATTTATTCAGCGAAAG CTGTCATTGACACCACAGCACCCAAAAGCCTTACACTTAATGTGAAGT ATAATGACCGGATGAGGCAGGAGCGATTGAAGAAAGGGGGTCGTCCCCAGTCAGCACAGTCGCTCTTACACATAAACAGTAGAGCATCGTGCTCCTCGGCCCAG AGCCGCTGTTCTGTGCAATCTGAAGGCcgtccctacctctgctctagaAGCTCCATGGTCTCTAGCCCCAGGTTTAGCCACTCCTTTTACCCCAAGGATCTCCCCTCTCCACCATTCAAAGCCGCCTCTCAGAACCTACCCTGCCGTCCCTATTCCGCTACCGAACTCAAGCACAGGAGCCAAGAGCTGAATACACACCGGCACCCATCGGCGTTTTCCCTGTACACCTCTGGGAATCACAGCTTCTTTAAGTCATTCCAGGATCCTGCAAAGAAGACGTACAGTGGAGACTTGCTCCAGAAacattcacagcgcttcacccAAGACAAACCCTTCACACCTAAGACACTGAAGTCGGAAAGGGGATCATATCTGTCCAATTACCGATACTACAGGGCTCCGCGCAGTAATGTGGCGCCAACTCAGGAGTCCGACGACTCGACGAGACTGAAGCATCATAACCA cACAAAAACCGGGGGGCACACACAGGAGTGTGAGCCACATCAG GGCAAAGAGCACCAGTGGTCTGAAGACGAGTACAATGGCACATATTCAATAGCATCAAGGCAACAAGCAAACAAGAACCGAGA GGTCCCGCTAGAGGGTGAAAGGAAAGGATCACCAGTTATGAAGAATATAAGTGCAGA GGATGAAGAATTAATGTACCTCGAGTTTATTTCCGATGTGACAGAAGACATCCTGTCCAGAGGCTTCATCTCCAACAG GGTTCTTGATCGCGTGATTCAGCGGCACATTGATATGAATCTGCATCGTCTCGACGAA CCTCCTGTCCTGTTTGCAGGCTAA